One stretch of Xanthomonas sp. DAR 35659 DNA includes these proteins:
- the pcaD gene encoding 3-oxoadipate enol-lactonase: MPFLALPTHRLHYRIDGSEGRPWLTFCNSLGTDLHMWDAQIEALAPYYRVLRYDRRGHGASSAAPGPYRVEDLGGDVLALLDALAIERTHFCGLSIGGLTGQWLGLHAGERLHTLAVCATAAKIGSEDSWQARIAQVQAEGLAGLLDGTRERWFTPAFAAQQPATVEAIMATFLSTDVQAYMACCAAVAAADFRGTLGAIDTPLLALAGHDDPVCPPQDLQAIAAQAPRGSYAQVHGRHLCNLESPYAFNDALLRFLLQ; encoded by the coding sequence ATGCCCTTCCTCGCCCTGCCCACGCACCGCCTGCATTACCGGATCGACGGCAGCGAAGGCCGTCCCTGGCTGACCTTCTGCAACTCGCTGGGGACCGACCTGCACATGTGGGACGCGCAGATCGAGGCGCTGGCGCCGTACTACCGCGTGCTGCGCTACGACCGCCGCGGCCACGGCGCCTCGAGCGCGGCACCGGGGCCGTACCGGGTGGAGGACCTGGGCGGCGACGTGCTGGCCTTGCTGGACGCGCTGGCGATCGAACGCACGCACTTCTGCGGACTGTCGATCGGCGGGCTGACCGGACAGTGGCTGGGCCTGCATGCCGGCGAGCGCCTGCACACGCTGGCGGTGTGCGCGACCGCGGCCAAGATCGGCAGCGAGGACAGTTGGCAGGCGCGCATCGCACAGGTGCAGGCGGAGGGACTGGCGGGCCTGCTGGACGGCACCCGCGAGCGCTGGTTCACCCCGGCCTTCGCTGCCCAGCAGCCAGCGACGGTCGAGGCGATCATGGCGACGTTTCTGAGCACCGATGTGCAGGCCTACATGGCTTGCTGCGCGGCCGTGGCCGCGGCGGATTTTCGCGGAACGCTGGGCGCGATCGACACGCCGCTGCTGGCGCTGGCCGGGCACGACGATCCGGTGTGCCCGCCGCAGGACCTGCAGGCGATCGCCGCGCAGGCGCCACGCGGCAGTTATGCCCAGGTGCACGGCCGGCACCTGTGCAATCTGGAGTCGCCGTACGCCTTCAACGACGCGTTGCTGCGCTTCCTGCTGCAGTAG
- a CDS encoding NADP-dependent oxidoreductase has product MTSTPHTTRVVLTSRPQGAPTAQNFRLEQAPLPVAGPGQVLLRNRWLSLDPYMRGRMSDAPSYAPPVQLGEVMVGSTVAEVLESHHADLKPGDLVLVQSGGWQTHLVAEGAGLRRKLDPQSPLPPSTALGVYGMPGFTAYAGLHEIGKPQSGETVAVAAASGPVGATVAQIAKLRGARVVGIAGGADKCRYLREELGVDVALDHRAADFAEQLRGAAPDGIDVYFENVGGHVFDAVLPLLNDFARIPVCGTIATYNNKGELPPGPDRLPAFMGQVLRQRLTVRGFIVGDFVKLYPEFLREMGAWLADGRVRYREHVVHGLENAPQAFIDMLGGGNFGKLVVKLDD; this is encoded by the coding sequence ATGACCTCCACCCCCCATACCACCCGCGTGGTCCTCACCTCGCGTCCGCAGGGCGCGCCGACCGCGCAGAACTTCCGTCTCGAACAGGCGCCGTTGCCCGTCGCCGGCCCCGGCCAGGTGCTGCTGCGCAATCGCTGGCTGTCGCTGGATCCGTACATGCGCGGCCGCATGAGCGATGCGCCCTCGTACGCGCCGCCGGTGCAACTGGGCGAGGTCATGGTCGGCAGCACCGTGGCCGAAGTGCTGGAATCGCACCATGCCGATCTCAAGCCCGGCGACCTGGTGCTGGTGCAGAGCGGCGGCTGGCAGACGCACCTGGTCGCCGAGGGCGCCGGCCTGCGCCGCAAGCTCGATCCGCAGTCGCCGCTGCCGCCGAGCACCGCACTCGGCGTCTATGGCATGCCCGGCTTCACCGCTTACGCCGGGCTGCATGAGATCGGCAAGCCGCAGAGCGGCGAGACCGTGGCGGTGGCCGCCGCCAGCGGCCCGGTCGGCGCCACGGTGGCGCAGATCGCCAAGCTGCGCGGCGCGCGCGTGGTGGGCATCGCCGGCGGTGCCGACAAGTGCCGCTACCTGCGCGAGGAACTGGGCGTGGACGTCGCGCTGGATCATCGCGCCGCGGATTTCGCCGAGCAGTTGCGCGGCGCCGCGCCCGACGGGATCGACGTCTACTTCGAGAACGTCGGCGGGCATGTGTTCGACGCGGTGCTGCCGTTGCTCAACGACTTCGCGCGGATCCCGGTGTGCGGCACCATCGCCACCTACAACAACAAGGGCGAACTGCCGCCGGGGCCCGATCGCCTGCCCGCCTTCATGGGCCAGGTGCTGCGCCAGCGGCTCACCGTGCGCGGCTTCATCGTCGGCGATTTCGTCAAGCTCTACCCGGAGTTCCTGCGCGAGATGGGCGCCTGGCTGGCCGACGGCCGCGTGCGCTACCGCGAGCACGTGGTGCATGGGCTGGAGAACGCACCGCAGGCCTTCATCGACATGCTCGGCGGCGGCAACTTCGGCAAGCTGGTGGTGAAGCTGGACGACTGA
- a CDS encoding aldo/keto reductase, producing MPQMRELGRSGLHATPLAFGGNVFGWSADATTSFALLDAFVEAGGNLIDTADVYASWVPGNRGGESETLIGQWLKRSGKRERVLIATKVGKWAERPGLSPDNIAAAVEESLQRLQTDVIDLYQAHEDDESIPLEATLAAFGRLIEQGKVRAIGASNYSAPRLAEALKVSAQYGLPRYETLQPEYNLYDRRGYEDGLEPLVREHGLGTLCYYALARGFLSGKYRSAADAAKSPARGASVVAHYLNARGLRILAALDDLAGKHAATPTQVALAWLIARPGVAAPIASATSVEQLQDLLAAVRLELSADEIAQLDTASKETA from the coding sequence ATGCCGCAGATGCGCGAACTCGGCCGTTCCGGCCTGCACGCGACGCCGCTCGCCTTCGGCGGCAATGTATTCGGCTGGAGCGCCGACGCCACCACCTCCTTCGCCCTGCTCGATGCCTTCGTCGAGGCGGGCGGCAACCTGATCGACACCGCCGACGTCTACGCGTCGTGGGTGCCCGGCAACCGCGGCGGCGAGTCGGAGACGCTCATCGGCCAGTGGCTCAAGCGCAGCGGCAAGCGCGAGCGGGTGCTGATCGCGACCAAGGTCGGCAAGTGGGCCGAACGTCCGGGCCTGTCGCCGGACAATATCGCCGCGGCGGTGGAGGAATCGCTGCAGCGCCTGCAGACCGACGTGATCGATCTGTACCAGGCGCACGAGGACGACGAATCGATCCCGCTGGAAGCCACGCTGGCCGCGTTCGGCCGGCTGATCGAGCAAGGCAAGGTGCGCGCGATCGGCGCCTCCAACTACAGCGCGCCACGCCTCGCCGAAGCATTGAAGGTGTCGGCGCAGTACGGCCTGCCTCGCTACGAGACCTTGCAGCCGGAGTACAACCTGTACGACCGCCGCGGCTACGAGGACGGCCTGGAGCCGCTGGTGCGCGAACACGGCCTGGGCACGCTGTGCTACTACGCGCTGGCGCGCGGCTTCCTCAGCGGCAAGTACCGCAGCGCCGCCGATGCCGCCAAGAGCCCGGCACGCGGCGCCAGCGTGGTCGCGCATTACCTCAACGCGCGTGGCCTGCGCATCCTCGCCGCGCTCGACGACCTCGCCGGCAAGCACGCGGCGACGCCGACCCAGGTGGCCCTGGCGTGGCTGATCGCGCGCCCCGGCGTCGCTGCCCCCATCGCCAGCGCGACCAGCGTGGAGCAACTGCAGGATCTGCTCGCCGCCGTGCGTCTGGAGCTGTCCGCCGACGAAATCGCGCAACTGGATACCGCCAGCAAGGAAACCGCATGA
- a CDS encoding class I SAM-dependent methyltransferase, with product MTLRTTLACACTLAIAAALASPPAQAIKPADSASLPAPDAALQAAIDGSWRDRVYVARDAYRHPGQTLAFFGITPTQTVIEITPGGGWYAEILAPYLRDRGQYIAAVVDPAAVPEGRGRDYQQKARATLEQKFAAAPAQYGKAKLVAYSPTAPVFGPDASADLVLTFRNVHNWRMSGQAEGMFKGFFQVLKPGGVLGVVEHRAKADVPADDKSGYVGQAQVIAMAEAAGFKLAGKSEVNANPRDSKDYPGGVWTLPPSNDHDAADDAKYKAIGESDRMTLKFVKP from the coding sequence ATGACACTTCGAACGACGCTTGCCTGTGCTTGTACCCTGGCCATCGCCGCGGCGCTGGCGAGTCCGCCCGCGCAGGCGATCAAGCCGGCCGACAGCGCCAGCCTGCCGGCGCCGGACGCGGCGCTGCAGGCCGCGATCGACGGCAGTTGGCGCGACCGGGTCTACGTCGCGCGCGACGCCTACCGGCATCCGGGGCAGACCCTGGCGTTCTTCGGCATCACGCCGACGCAGACGGTGATCGAGATCACCCCGGGCGGTGGCTGGTATGCGGAGATCCTCGCGCCTTACTTGCGCGATCGCGGCCAGTACATCGCCGCAGTGGTGGATCCGGCGGCGGTTCCGGAAGGGCGCGGCCGCGACTACCAGCAGAAGGCGCGCGCGACGCTGGAACAGAAATTCGCCGCCGCGCCGGCGCAATACGGCAAGGCCAAGCTGGTGGCGTATTCGCCGACCGCGCCGGTGTTCGGGCCGGACGCGTCGGCCGATCTGGTGCTGACCTTCCGCAACGTGCACAACTGGCGCATGTCCGGCCAGGCCGAGGGCATGTTCAAGGGGTTCTTCCAGGTGCTCAAGCCTGGCGGCGTGCTCGGCGTGGTCGAGCACCGTGCCAAGGCCGATGTGCCGGCCGACGACAAGAGCGGCTACGTCGGCCAGGCGCAGGTGATCGCGATGGCCGAAGCGGCCGGGTTCAAGTTGGCGGGTAAGAGCGAGGTCAACGCCAATCCGCGCGACAGCAAGGACTATCCGGGCGGGGTGTGGACGCTGCCGCCGAGCAACGACCACGATGCCGCCGACGACGCCAAGTACAAGGCGATCGGCGAGAGCGACCGGATGACGCTGAAGTTCGTCAAACCCTAG
- a CDS encoding pseudouridine synthase: MLIAFNKPFNVLCQFTDRSEPPRRTLAEFGLPAGVYAAGRLDYDSEGLLLLTDDGALAHRLTDPRHKQAKTYWVQVEGVPQPEQLQRLCEGVVLNDGPTAPAHASVLEAAPALWPRDPPVRFRKTVPDAWLQIVLREGRNRQVRRMTAAVGLPTLRLVRAAMGAHRLEGLAPGEWRAL; the protein is encoded by the coding sequence ATGCTGATCGCGTTCAACAAGCCGTTCAATGTGCTGTGCCAGTTCACCGACCGCAGCGAGCCGCCGCGGCGCACGCTGGCCGAGTTCGGCCTGCCGGCCGGCGTGTACGCGGCCGGCCGGCTGGACTACGACAGCGAGGGCCTGTTGCTGCTGACCGACGACGGCGCCCTGGCGCATCGCTTGACCGACCCGCGGCACAAGCAAGCCAAGACCTACTGGGTGCAGGTGGAAGGCGTGCCGCAGCCGGAACAGTTGCAGCGCCTGTGCGAGGGCGTGGTGTTGAACGATGGGCCGACCGCGCCGGCGCACGCCAGCGTGCTGGAGGCCGCGCCGGCGCTGTGGCCGCGCGATCCGCCGGTGCGCTTCCGCAAGACGGTGCCCGACGCGTGGCTGCAGATCGTGCTGCGCGAGGGGCGCAATCGGCAGGTGCGGCGCATGACCGCCGCGGTCGGCCTGCCGACCCTGCGCCTGGTGCGCGCGGCGATGGGGGCGCATCGGCTGGAGGGGCTGGCGCCGGGGGAATGGCGGGCGCTGTAG
- the hrpB gene encoding ATP-dependent helicase HrpB encodes MTHAAFPIDPLLPQIRASLADHPRLVLEAPPGAGKTTQVPPALLDAPWLQGRRIVMLEPRRVAARSAATFMARQRGEAPGETVGYRIRFENKVSARTRIEVVTEGILTRMLQDDPMLDGVGALLFDEFHERHLAADLGLALALDVQAQVREDLRIVVMSATLDGERLAQFLDAPRLSSAGRSFPVEIAHFPARREEALEAQTRRAVEHALQQHPGDVLVFLPGQREIARVQAALAQSAVVADFAHGADADVATLGTASAVPSSGAARHLLPGGEGSGGIDVLPLHGELPVEQQTTVLQPDPQERRRVVLATNVAESSVTLPGVRVVIDAGLAREPHYDPNSGFSRLDVTAIAQASADQRAGRAGRVASGWAYRLWPQSQRLEPQRRAEILQVELAGLALELAAWGNDALRFVDPPPAGALAAARELLQRLGALSDNHAITATGRRMLALGTHPRLAAMLLAAPDARALALACDLAALVEARDPLRQGGDALAARWRALAAFRRGRVPHDANRGGLAAIDAAAKQWRRRLRSEAAPPDSVEAHALGDLLAHAFPDRIAARHPADPLRYLLANGRSARLFDHSDLRGEPWLVATELRHEAKDALLLRAAPVDEARLRADFPQRFVQQDVVRWDAERRALSALRESRFDRIVLDSRPAGRVDPAHAAAALTEAVRELGLAALPWTEALRQWRARVAGLRAWMPDLGLSDLGDAALLDSLDDWLRPAFAGKTRLDALGEDELGEALKARLPWEQRQALDRHAPTRITVPSGMERRIEYALDHDGQPLPPVLAVKLQELFGLADTPRIADGRVPLLLHLLSPGGRPLQVTQDLRNFWSSTYPEVKKEMKGRYPRHPWPDDPWTATASHRAKPRGT; translated from the coding sequence ATGACGCACGCCGCTTTTCCGATCGACCCGCTGCTGCCGCAGATCCGCGCCAGCCTCGCCGACCATCCGCGCCTGGTGCTGGAAGCGCCGCCCGGCGCCGGCAAGACCACCCAGGTGCCGCCGGCGCTGCTGGATGCGCCATGGCTGCAGGGCCGCCGCATCGTGATGCTGGAGCCGCGCCGGGTCGCCGCGCGCAGCGCCGCCACGTTCATGGCGCGGCAGCGCGGCGAGGCGCCGGGCGAGACCGTGGGCTACCGCATCCGCTTCGAGAACAAGGTCTCCGCGCGCACCCGCATCGAGGTGGTCACCGAGGGCATCCTGACCCGCATGCTGCAGGACGACCCGATGCTCGATGGCGTCGGCGCGCTCCTGTTCGACGAATTCCACGAACGCCACCTGGCCGCCGACCTGGGCCTGGCGCTAGCGCTGGACGTACAGGCGCAGGTGCGCGAGGACCTGCGCATCGTGGTGATGTCGGCGACGCTGGACGGCGAGCGGCTGGCGCAGTTCCTCGACGCGCCGCGGCTGTCCAGCGCCGGCCGCAGCTTCCCGGTGGAGATCGCGCACTTCCCGGCGCGGCGCGAGGAAGCGCTGGAAGCGCAGACGCGGCGCGCGGTCGAGCACGCGCTGCAGCAGCATCCGGGCGACGTGCTGGTGTTCCTGCCCGGCCAGCGCGAGATCGCGCGGGTGCAGGCGGCGCTGGCGCAGTCCGCGGTGGTGGCGGATTTCGCGCATGGCGCGGATGCAGACGTTGCCACGTTGGGCACCGCCTCCGCCGTACCCTCATCCGGCGCTGCGCGCCACCTTCTCCCGGGGGGAGAAGGGAGTGGCGGCATCGACGTGCTGCCGTTGCATGGCGAACTGCCAGTCGAACAGCAGACCACGGTGCTGCAGCCCGATCCGCAGGAGCGGCGGCGCGTGGTGCTGGCGACCAACGTGGCCGAGTCCTCGGTCACCCTGCCGGGGGTGCGCGTGGTGATCGACGCCGGCCTGGCGCGCGAGCCGCATTACGACCCCAACAGCGGCTTCTCGCGGCTGGACGTGACCGCCATCGCCCAGGCCTCGGCCGACCAGCGCGCCGGCCGCGCCGGCCGCGTCGCCTCCGGCTGGGCCTACCGCCTGTGGCCGCAGTCGCAGCGCCTGGAGCCGCAGCGCCGCGCCGAGATCCTGCAGGTGGAGCTGGCCGGGCTGGCGCTGGAACTGGCGGCCTGGGGCAACGACGCGCTGCGCTTCGTCGATCCGCCGCCGGCCGGCGCGCTGGCCGCCGCGCGCGAACTGCTGCAGCGGCTGGGCGCCCTGAGCGACAACCACGCCATCACCGCGACCGGCCGACGCATGCTCGCACTGGGCACGCATCCACGCCTGGCGGCGATGCTGCTGGCGGCGCCGGATGCGCGCGCGCTGGCGCTGGCCTGCGACCTGGCCGCGCTGGTCGAGGCGCGCGATCCGCTGCGCCAGGGCGGCGACGCCCTGGCCGCGCGCTGGCGCGCACTGGCCGCCTTCCGCCGTGGCCGCGTCCCGCACGACGCCAACCGCGGCGGCCTGGCGGCGATCGATGCGGCGGCCAAGCAATGGCGGCGGCGCCTGCGCAGCGAGGCCGCGCCGCCGGACAGCGTGGAAGCGCACGCACTCGGCGACTTGCTCGCGCACGCCTTCCCCGACCGCATCGCCGCGCGCCATCCGGCCGATCCGTTGCGCTATCTGCTGGCCAACGGGCGCAGCGCGCGCCTGTTCGACCACAGCGACCTGCGCGGCGAACCGTGGCTGGTCGCCACCGAGCTGCGCCACGAAGCCAAGGACGCCCTGCTGCTGCGCGCGGCGCCGGTGGACGAGGCGCGGCTGCGCGCCGACTTCCCGCAGCGCTTCGTGCAGCAGGACGTGGTGCGCTGGGACGCCGAACGGCGCGCGCTGAGCGCGCTGCGCGAATCGCGTTTCGACCGCATCGTGCTCGACAGCAGACCCGCCGGCCGCGTCGATCCGGCGCATGCGGCGGCGGCGCTGACCGAGGCGGTGCGCGAGCTCGGCCTGGCCGCGCTGCCGTGGACCGAGGCGCTGCGCCAATGGCGTGCGCGCGTGGCCGGACTGCGCGCGTGGATGCCCGACCTGGGCCTGTCCGATCTGGGCGACGCGGCCTTGCTGGACAGCCTCGACGACTGGCTGCGCCCGGCCTTCGCCGGCAAGACCCGGCTCGATGCGCTGGGCGAGGACGAACTCGGCGAGGCGTTGAAGGCCCGGCTGCCATGGGAGCAGCGGCAGGCGCTGGACCGGCACGCGCCGACCCGGATCACGGTGCCTTCGGGAATGGAGCGGCGCATCGAGTACGCGCTCGACCACGACGGCCAGCCGCTGCCGCCGGTGCTGGCGGTGAAGCTGCAGGAACTGTTCGGCCTGGCCGACACCCCGCGCATCGCCGACGGCCGCGTGCCGCTGCTGCTGCACCTGCTCTCGCCCGGGGGGCGCCCTTTGCAGGTCACCCAGGACCTGCGCAACTTCTGGTCCAGCACCTACCCGGAAGTGAAGAAGGAAATGAAGGGCCGCTATCCGCGCCACCCCTGGCCGGACGACCCGTGGACCGCCACCGCCAGCCACCGCGCCAAGCCGCGCGGCACCTGA
- a CDS encoding DUF3592 domain-containing protein: MISIPISETSHAIVRTLSKWLCVAAFIVVAGSFGLSGIAGYRQASAILKDYSVVEAPVHLDSIEEHSGRKGRVSHTYHFRYTFEAGGKQYAGTFETSEDNAQPYADYGASVPVAYANADPSRFERLQKLEGNSRLGPILRRLLVALALLGVLSFVVHLLITRRLFVAQPLPAAPAA; encoded by the coding sequence ATGATCAGCATTCCCATTTCCGAAACCTCCCATGCCATCGTGCGCACGCTGTCCAAGTGGCTGTGCGTGGCCGCCTTCATCGTCGTGGCCGGGTCCTTCGGCCTGTCCGGCATCGCCGGCTACCGCCAGGCCAGCGCGATCCTGAAGGACTACAGCGTGGTCGAGGCGCCGGTGCACCTGGACTCCATCGAGGAGCACAGCGGCCGCAAGGGACGGGTGTCGCATACCTACCACTTCCGCTACACGTTCGAGGCCGGCGGCAAACAGTACGCCGGCACCTTCGAGACCTCCGAGGACAACGCGCAGCCGTACGCGGACTACGGCGCCAGCGTGCCCGTGGCCTACGCCAATGCCGACCCCTCCCGGTTCGAGCGCCTGCAGAAGCTGGAAGGCAACAGCCGCCTGGGCCCGATACTGCGGCGCCTGCTCGTGGCGCTGGCCTTGCTCGGCGTGTTGAGTTTCGTCGTGCACCTGCTGATCACCCGCCGCCTGTTCGTCGCCCAGCCGCTGCCCGCGGCGCCGGCGGCCTGA
- a CDS encoding TatD family hydrolase yields MQLIDIGANLTHDSFDRDRDAVLQRARAAGVTQMVVTGASREHSPLALHLAQQHPGFLYATAGVHPHHAAEYTAECDAEMRALHAHPQVVAVGECGLDYFRDFAPRPAQHRAFERQLQLAVETGKPLFLHQRDAHADFLALMRQFDGKLGPVVVHCFTGSREELFDCLDRDWHIGITGWLCDERRGAHLRELVKHIPANRLMIETDAPYLLPRTLAPLPKDRRNEPAFLAHIVEELARDRGEEVAATAAASTATARAFFGLPAAA; encoded by the coding sequence ATGCAGTTGATCGACATCGGCGCCAACCTCACTCACGATTCCTTCGATCGGGACCGCGACGCGGTGCTGCAGCGCGCGCGCGCCGCCGGCGTGACGCAGATGGTGGTCACCGGCGCCAGCCGCGAACATTCGCCGCTGGCGCTGCACCTGGCGCAGCAGCATCCCGGCTTCCTGTACGCCACCGCCGGCGTGCATCCGCACCATGCCGCCGAATACACCGCCGAATGCGACGCGGAGATGCGCGCGCTGCACGCGCACCCGCAGGTGGTGGCGGTGGGCGAGTGCGGGCTGGATTATTTCCGCGATTTTGCGCCGCGCCCGGCGCAGCACCGCGCGTTCGAGCGCCAGTTGCAATTGGCCGTGGAGACCGGCAAGCCGCTGTTCCTGCACCAGCGCGACGCGCACGCGGATTTCCTGGCGCTGATGCGCCAGTTCGACGGCAAGCTCGGCCCGGTGGTGGTGCATTGCTTCACCGGCAGCCGCGAGGAACTGTTCGACTGCCTGGACCGCGACTGGCACATCGGCATCACCGGCTGGCTGTGCGACGAGCGCCGCGGCGCGCACCTGCGCGAGCTGGTGAAACACATCCCCGCCAATCGGCTGATGATCGAGACCGATGCGCCGTACCTGCTGCCGCGCACGCTCGCGCCGCTGCCCAAGGACCGCCGCAACGAGCCGGCGTTCCTGGCGCACATCGTCGAGGAACTGGCGCGCGACCGCGGCGAGGAAGTCGCGGCGACCGCGGCGGCGAGCACCGCCACCGCGCGCGCCTTCTTCGGCTTGCCCGCCGCCGCTTGA
- the panE gene encoding 2-dehydropantoate 2-reductase, producing MRILILGAGATGGYFGGRLAQAGVDVTFLVRPARAERLQRDGLRLRSPRGDADIAVTTLTAAALPAAAAAHPFDLVLLSCKAYDLDSALDAVAPAMGPATTVLPILNGLRHYPLLDARFGAGNVLGGLCFISATLDADGTVRHLGKPASLTFGERAGGGADSARVRAFAAACASADLDHLATPRIAQEQWIKYTFLTALAAATCLMRAPVGRIVATDDGQALMRGLYAECLAVAAAAGEPIPEPAQANALQLLTQPGSPTKASMLRDLEAGQQVEAQHIVGDMLARARAAGHAAPWLMAAYCHLQAYQAERAER from the coding sequence ATGCGCATCCTGATCCTCGGCGCCGGCGCGACCGGCGGCTACTTCGGCGGACGCCTGGCCCAGGCCGGCGTGGACGTCACCTTCCTGGTTCGCCCGGCGCGTGCCGAGCGCCTGCAGCGCGATGGACTGCGCCTGCGCAGCCCGCGCGGCGACGCCGACATCGCCGTGACGACGCTGACCGCCGCGGCGTTGCCGGCCGCGGCCGCCGCGCACCCGTTCGACCTGGTGCTGCTCAGTTGCAAGGCCTACGACCTGGACAGCGCGCTGGATGCGGTGGCGCCGGCGATGGGGCCGGCCACCACCGTGCTGCCGATCCTCAACGGCCTGCGCCACTATCCGCTGCTGGACGCGCGCTTCGGCGCCGGCAACGTGCTCGGCGGCCTGTGCTTCATCAGCGCCACGCTGGACGCGGACGGCACGGTCCGGCATCTGGGCAAGCCGGCGTCGCTGACCTTCGGCGAGCGCGCCGGCGGCGGCGCGGACAGCGCACGCGTGCGCGCGTTCGCCGCCGCCTGCGCGTCGGCCGATCTGGACCATCTCGCCACACCGCGGATCGCGCAGGAACAGTGGATCAAGTACACCTTCCTGACCGCGCTGGCCGCCGCCACCTGCCTGATGCGCGCGCCGGTCGGCCGCATCGTCGCCACCGACGACGGCCAGGCGCTGATGCGCGGGCTGTACGCCGAGTGCCTGGCGGTCGCCGCCGCCGCAGGCGAGCCGATCCCCGAGCCCGCCCAGGCCAACGCGCTGCAGTTGCTGACCCAACCCGGCTCCCCGACCAAGGCCTCGATGCTGCGCGACCTGGAAGCCGGGCAGCAGGTGGAAGCGCAGCACATCGTCGGCGACATGCTGGCGCGCGCCCGCGCCGCCGGCCATGCCGCCCCCTGGCTAATGGCGGCGTACTGCCACCTGCAGGCCTACCAGGCCGAACGCGCGGAGCGCTGA
- a CDS encoding OmpA family protein, with product MKKALTTTLVLAAALSLAACKKHEQPAQGDAQTAAPPAADTAAAPSAPPQQAASGAAAFDVASLPVSSAPLGDFPYIALPKGYITGTKPDLVDFDEVPFWTGDRLQPVEGRVWSAHVTNEQGKTFSALELQRNLEAVVATMGGKKIFDGKLPQQATQKVSEWPHDLASKYNSGLGDIWNNAVQVFVVHRADRDIWIHFCAYEYGAGLLIAETKPLEITAGLLPASELKAQIDKTGKVALHVNFATDKTEILADSQPQIAQVVELLKQDPALKLAVNGYTDASGDPAHNKTLSEGRAKAVVVALVAQGIAAARLSSAGFGDADPVADNATDAGKAQNRRVELVKQS from the coding sequence ATGAAAAAGGCATTGACGACGACCTTGGTCCTGGCGGCCGCCCTCTCCCTGGCGGCCTGCAAGAAACACGAGCAGCCGGCGCAGGGCGACGCGCAGACGGCCGCGCCGCCGGCGGCGGACACCGCGGCCGCGCCCTCCGCCCCACCGCAACAGGCGGCGAGCGGCGCGGCCGCCTTCGACGTGGCCAGCCTGCCGGTGTCCAGCGCACCGCTGGGGGACTTCCCGTACATCGCCCTGCCCAAGGGCTACATCACCGGCACCAAGCCGGACCTCGTCGACTTCGACGAGGTGCCGTTCTGGACCGGCGACCGCCTGCAACCGGTGGAAGGCCGGGTGTGGTCGGCGCATGTCACCAACGAACAGGGCAAGACGTTCTCGGCACTGGAACTGCAGCGCAACCTCGAGGCCGTGGTCGCGACGATGGGCGGCAAGAAGATCTTCGACGGCAAGCTGCCGCAACAGGCCACGCAGAAGGTTTCGGAGTGGCCGCACGATCTGGCCAGCAAGTACAACAGCGGCCTGGGCGACATCTGGAACAACGCCGTGCAGGTGTTCGTGGTGCATCGCGCCGACCGCGACATCTGGATCCACTTCTGCGCCTACGAATACGGCGCCGGCCTGCTGATCGCCGAGACCAAGCCGCTGGAGATCACCGCCGGCCTGTTGCCGGCCAGCGAGCTGAAGGCGCAGATCGACAAGACCGGCAAGGTCGCCCTGCACGTCAACTTCGCCACCGACAAGACCGAGATCCTGGCCGATTCGCAACCGCAGATCGCGCAGGTGGTGGAGTTGCTCAAGCAGGACCCGGCGCTGAAGCTGGCGGTCAACGGCTACACCGACGCCAGCGGCGACCCGGCGCACAACAAGACGCTGTCCGAAGGCCGCGCCAAGGCCGTGGTGGTCGCCCTCGTCGCGCAGGGCATCGCCGCGGCACGGCTGTCGTCGGCCGGTTTCGGCGACGCCGACCCGGTGGCCGACAACGCCACCGACGCCGGCAAGGCGCAGAACCGCCGGGTCGAGCTGGTCAAGCAGTCCTGA